The proteins below come from a single Alnus glutinosa chromosome 9, dhAlnGlut1.1, whole genome shotgun sequence genomic window:
- the LOC133877943 gene encoding probable glucuronoxylan glucuronosyltransferase IRX7 gives MVELRRPTKNRGFYVRMRLLHSKNGRPQEKGFFYRYYKWVLWFSLSLYLFSSYFITKDNPHNKATSLAKTRVSNSASRALFESTNASLLQQPTSNPALLNNLKIFVYDLPPNYNTDWLSNERCSNHLFAAEVAIHRALLNSQVRTFDPYEADFFFVPVYVSCNFSTVNGFPAIGHARSLLASAVRLISSDYPLWNRTRGSDHVFVASHDYGACFHAMENVAIADGIPGFLKNSIILQTFGVKYKHPCQDVENVLIPPYISPDSVRTALEKHPVNGQRDIFVFFRGKMEVHPKNVSGRFYSKRVRTAIWRKYNGDGKFYLRRHRFAGYQSEIARSVFCLCPLGWAPWSPRLVESVVLGCVPVIIADGIRLPFPSAVNWTEISLTVAEKDVEKLGPILEHVAATNLSTIQKNLWDRRNRRALMFNNQVQQGDATWQVLHALAQKLERSYSRGSGVSSQWESDTLGGFSGDS, from the exons ATGGTGGAGCTGAGGAGACCCACAAAGAACCGGGGCTTCTATGTGAGGATGAGGCTCTTGCACAGCAAAAATGGCAGACCCCAAGAAAAGGGCTTCTTTTACAGATATTACAAATGGGTCCTCTGGTTCTCCCTATCCCTCTATCTCTTCAGCTCCTATTTCATCACCAAAGATAACCCACACAACAAAGCTACCTCTCTAGCAAAAACCCGTGTCTCTAACTCCGCTTCACGCGCTCTCTTCGAGTCCACCAACGCCAGTCTCCTCCAACAACCCACAAGCAATCCAG CGTTATTGAATAACTTGAAGATTTTCGTCTATGATCTGCCACCGAATTACAACACGGACTGGCTTTCAAACGAGCGGTGCAGCAACCATTTGTTTGCCGCAGAGGTGGCCATCCACCGAGCCTTGTTAAACAGCCAAGTTCGAACTTTTGATCCTTATGAAGCCGACTTTTTCTTCGTACCGGTCTACGTTTCCTGCAACTTCAGCACCGTCAATGGGTTCCCAGCAATTGGACACGCAAGGAGTCTGTTAGCCTCGGCCGTCCGGCTCATCTCCTCCGACTACCCTTTATGGAATCGCACCCGGGGCTCCGACCACGTCTTCGTCGCCTCCCACGACTACGGAGCCTGTTTCCACGCCATG GAGAACGTGGCGATTGCGGATGGGATCCCTGGGTTCTTGAAGAACTCGATCATATTGCAAACCTTTGGTGTCAAATATAAGCATCCGTGTCAGGATGTGGAGAACGTGCTAATCCCCCCTTATATTTCGCCGGATAGTGTACGGACGGCCCTGGAAAAACATCCGGTGAATGGGCAGCGAGATATTTTCGTATTCTTCAGGGGTAAAATGGAGGTCCACCCAAAGAACGTCAGCGGCCGATTCTACAGCAA GCGCGTGCGGACGGCGATATGGCGTAAATACAACGGCGACGGGAAGTTTTATCTGAGGAGGCATAGGTTCGCCGGTTACCAGTCAGAGATAGCACGGTCCGTCTTCTGCTTGTGTCCTCTGGGGTGGGCCCCGTGGAGCCCGAGGCTGGTTGAGTCGGTCGTGTTGGGATGCGTGCCGGTGATCATAGCCGATGGCATCCGGCTGCCCTTCCCTTCGGCCGTGAACTGGACGGAGATATCACTCACGGTGGCGGAAAAGGATGTGGAAAAGTTGGGACCGATTCTTGAACACGTGGCGGCGACCAATCTAAGCACCATCCAAAAGAACCTGTGGGACCGCAGGAACAGGCGGGCCCTAATGTTCAACAATCAGGTCCAACAAGGGGACGCCACGTGGCAGGTGTTACATGCTCTGGCTCAGAAGCTGGAAAGGTCGTATAGTAGGGGGTCGGGGGTTTCCAGCCAATGGGAGTCGGACACGTTAGGGGGCTTTTCGGGTGACAGCTAA
- the LOC133878556 gene encoding probable xyloglucan endotransglucosylase/hydrolase protein 32, producing the protein MAPLLYLTLFFMISSRIAHAQPSPGYYPSSEINSISFDQGFRNLWGPQHQRLDQGSVALWLDSTIGSGFKSLHPYQSGYFGAAIKLQPGYTAGVITSFYLSNNEDHPGNHDEIDIEFLGTTPDKPYTLQTNVYVRGSGDGNIIGREIKFHLWFDPTQDFHNYAILWNPTEIIFLVDDVPIRRYPRKSDATFPLRPMYVYGSIWDASSWATEDGKYKADYHYQPFVGRYTNFKLGGCTADESASCHPPSASPSGSTGLSQQQYSAMEWVQRNYLFYNYCQDPKRDHTLIPEC; encoded by the exons ATGGCTCCTCTTTTGTATCTTACTTTGTTTTTCATGATTTCTTCAAGAATTGCTCATGCTCAACCCTCCCCTGGCTACTACCCAAGTTCAGAAATTAATTCCATAAGCTTTGATCAAGGCTTCAGAAACCTCTGGGGTCCTCAGCATCAGAGACTAGACCAGGGCTCCGTAGCACTCTGGCTTGATTCTAC TATAGGAAGTGGATTCAAGTCTTTGCATCCCTATCAATCCGGCTACTTTGGTGCTGCCATCAAGCTCCAACCTGGTTATACTGCGGGGGTCATTACATCATTCTAT CTTTCAAACAACGAAGACCACCCGGGGAACCATGATGAAATCGATATTGAGTTTCTTGGAACTACGCCCGATAAGCCGTACACTTTGCAGACGAATGTATATGTCAGAGGAAGTGGGGATGGAAATATTATTGGAAGGGAGATCAAGTTTCACCTCTGGTTTGATCCAACACAAGATTTTCACAACTATGCTATACTGTGGAATCCCACTGAGATAAT ATTCCTGGTGGATGACGTGCCAATAAGGAGGTATCCAAGAAAAAGTGATGCCACATTTCCGTTAAGACCAATGTATGTGTACGGCTCAATTTGGGATGCATCATCTTGGGCTACTGAGGATGGAAAATACAAGGCTGATTATCACTACCAACCCTTCGTCGGTAGGTACACGAATTTCAAGCTAGGCGGTTGCACTGCCGACGAGTCAGCCTCGTGCCACCCGCCCTCTGCTTCGCCGTCGGGCTCCACGGGACTGAGCCAACAGCAGTACTCAGCGATGGAATGGGTGCAGAGGAATTACTTGTTCTACAACTACTGTCAGGATCCAAAGAGAGACCACACCCTCATACCCGAGTGCTAG